The following proteins are encoded in a genomic region of Actinomadura sp. NAK00032:
- a CDS encoding carbohydrate ABC transporter permease: MAPGSLRLPLPGARTGTAAARARRRRRLRVLAFLSPWLAGFGLFFAYPLAATVYFSFTRYDLFSLEFTGLDNYAYLLHDREAWTAMRNTLWLVAVLVPLRVLFGLGVAQLLTRIRRGGNLLRAVLYLPYLIPPVSATVAFVFLLNPGTGPFPALAERLGFTLPDFFNDAAWAKPGLTLLALWAVGDVMIIMLAALLNVPASLYEAAAIDGAGAWSRFRHITLPSISPVLAFSAVTGVIEALQYFTQPMVAGKVASGRADLPGTQYAPGYPDGSTLTFPQWLYDQGFRQFNMGYACVLALVMFATAMLFTLVLLRRFRAFSGEEAR, translated from the coding sequence GTGGCCCCCGGCTCGCTGCGCCTCCCGCTCCCGGGGGCGCGGACCGGGACGGCGGCGGCGCGGGCGCGCCGCCGCCGGCGCCTGCGCGTCCTGGCGTTCCTGTCCCCCTGGCTGGCCGGGTTCGGGCTGTTCTTCGCCTACCCGCTCGCCGCCACCGTCTACTTCTCCTTCACCCGCTACGACCTGTTCAGCCTGGAGTTCACCGGCCTGGACAACTACGCCTACCTGCTGCACGACCGCGAGGCGTGGACGGCGATGCGGAACACGCTGTGGCTGGTGGCCGTGCTCGTCCCCCTCCGGGTGCTGTTCGGGCTCGGCGTCGCCCAGCTCCTCACCCGGATCAGGCGCGGCGGGAACCTGCTGCGCGCCGTCCTGTACCTGCCGTACCTGATCCCGCCGGTGTCGGCCACGGTCGCGTTCGTGTTCCTGCTCAACCCCGGCACCGGCCCGTTCCCGGCCCTCGCCGAGCGGCTCGGGTTCACGCTGCCGGACTTCTTCAACGACGCCGCCTGGGCCAAGCCCGGCCTCACCCTGCTCGCCCTGTGGGCGGTCGGCGACGTGATGATCATCATGCTGGCGGCGCTGCTGAACGTGCCCGCCTCGCTGTACGAGGCCGCCGCCATCGACGGCGCCGGCGCCTGGTCGCGGTTCCGGCACATCACGCTGCCGTCCATCTCCCCCGTGCTGGCGTTCTCCGCCGTCACCGGCGTCATCGAGGCGCTCCAGTACTTCACCCAGCCGATGGTGGCGGGCAAGGTCGCCTCCGGGCGCGCCGACCTGCCCGGCACCCAGTACGCGCCCGGCTACCCCGACGGGTCCACGCTGACGTTCCCGCAGTGGCTCTACGACCAGGGGTTCCGGCAGTTCAACATGGGCTACGCGTGCGTGCTCGCGCTGGTCATGTTCGCCACCGCGATGCTGTTCACGCTCGTCCTGCTGCGCCGGTTCCGCGCGTTCAGCGGGGAGGAGGCCCGATGA
- a CDS encoding carbohydrate ABC transporter permease, giving the protein MTRGGRARRALQWVAVHAVAVALAVMFLAPPAFMLLTAVMSDRQALSGDLWPDGWHLANFADVFSGDMVRWTVNSTVYAALSTVFMLVSSVPVAYALARFRFRGRNAAFVVVIAAMMLPPQVTMVPLYIVWARLGLTGTLWPLIIPQLFGDAFSIFLLRQFLVTIPREYADAARVDGCGELRTMLRVVLPMAKPALAAVALFQFFYCWNDYFRPLVYADPDHWTLAIGVATFRAAHHVEWNLTMAATLLTILPVLVVFMLAQRVFIQGVTLTGVKG; this is encoded by the coding sequence ATGACCCGCGGAGGCCGGGCGCGCCGCGCCCTGCAGTGGGTCGCGGTGCACGCCGTCGCCGTCGCCCTCGCCGTGATGTTCCTGGCGCCGCCGGCGTTCATGCTGCTGACCGCGGTGATGTCGGACCGGCAGGCGCTCAGCGGCGACCTGTGGCCGGACGGCTGGCACCTCGCGAACTTCGCCGACGTGTTCAGCGGCGACATGGTCCGCTGGACGGTCAACAGCACCGTGTACGCGGCCCTGTCGACGGTGTTCATGCTGGTGTCCAGCGTCCCGGTGGCGTACGCGCTGGCGCGGTTCCGGTTCCGGGGCCGCAACGCCGCGTTCGTCGTGGTGATCGCGGCGATGATGCTGCCGCCGCAGGTCACCATGGTGCCGCTGTACATCGTGTGGGCGCGGCTCGGCCTCACCGGCACGCTGTGGCCGCTGATCATCCCGCAGCTGTTCGGGGACGCGTTCTCGATCTTCCTGCTGCGCCAGTTCCTCGTGACGATCCCCCGCGAGTACGCCGACGCCGCCCGCGTGGACGGCTGCGGGGAGCTGCGCACGATGCTGCGGGTCGTGCTGCCGATGGCGAAGCCGGCGCTGGCCGCGGTCGCGCTGTTCCAGTTCTTCTACTGCTGGAACGACTACTTCCGGCCGCTGGTGTACGCCGACCCCGACCACTGGACGCTCGCGATCGGCGTCGCCACGTTCCGCGCCGCCCACCACGTGGAGTGGAACCTCACCATGGCGGCGACGCTGCTGACGATCCTGCCGGTGCTCGTGGTGTTCATGCTCGCCCAGCGGGTGTTCATCCAGGGTGTGACGTTGACGGGAGTGAAGGGTTGA